Proteins from a genomic interval of Oceanococcus sp. HetDA_MAG_MS8:
- a CDS encoding carboxymuconolactone decarboxylase family protein, whose amino-acid sequence MTTSQLPLTHERNQPELYGHLGKTHLLMANHGLDHTLSVLIELRASQINQCAYCVVMHLEQARKGGVPQEKLDALVVWHDVELFSDAERAVLAWTEALTYLDRQTDLSSLRSQLRAHYSDEEIAVITADVGMINLWNRVQRSKH is encoded by the coding sequence ATGACGACGTCCCAACTCCCCCTGACCCACGAACGCAATCAGCCGGAGCTTTACGGGCATCTGGGCAAGACCCATTTGCTCATGGCGAACCACGGCCTTGATCACACGCTATCGGTTCTGATCGAGCTTCGGGCATCGCAAATCAATCAGTGCGCTTACTGTGTGGTCATGCACCTGGAGCAGGCCAGAAAAGGTGGCGTGCCCCAAGAAAAGCTCGATGCGCTGGTTGTTTGGCACGACGTTGAGCTGTTTTCGGATGCCGAACGTGCGGTGCTCGCGTGGACCGAGGCGCTGACCTACCTTGATCGGCAAACCGATCTGTCATCCCTGCGATCGCAGTTGCGCGCCCATTACTCTGACGAGGAGATTGCGGTGATCACCGCCGATGTGGGTATGATCAACCTTTGGAACCGGGTTCAGAGATCAAAGCACTAG